The following DNA comes from Naumovozyma castellii chromosome 4, complete genome.
CAACATGTTAGACCGTGAATTCTTCTCTGACGGTGACGAAGATTTGATAACACGAAATAACAGctccaacaacaacgaTGGCTCCAGCAAATTAGACTTGAATCGTGTAGGTGATGGCGAGACCAATCTGTTTTATCTACACGAGTCTAAGCCCTTCCGTATCCCCTTTAATCCgaatttcttgaagagTAATAACAATTTTGCAGAATTGACAGACGATTGGGATTCTTCTAGAAGTACACCAATTTACCAATCTCATTCCGCATCCCAGGACAatcgtcatcatctaaAGAAGGTTAGGTTCGAGGAGAATGAAACTCCCGGTGTTGAGAGCTCCACTCAAGTGGAGAatgacgacgacgacgacgacgacgaaCACGAATTAATGattaatgatttggaattaaatGGTATCATCGCACCAAATCCATTGAAGTTGCATAACTTGAACAACCATTCCATATCAAACGCCTCAGGGTCCTCCTCCGTCTCCGAGGGGAGAAGGAATGTGGAGGATCTTATACGATCAGCCAGTGAAGTGAACCATTACATCgagaaaaatatgaataatatCAACACTTTTAGATCGGCACTCTTAAACAATGAATCACTATATAAGAGTACCGATGACTACGACACACCCTTTAATCTTTCCAGGCCCATGTCCACGGACACAAGTGATTCATGTGATGCAAAATTAATAACGAATGACATGTCTCATATTGCCATACAGGAtcataatgatgatgaccattcttcatttgaatttgaaacgTTACCGGCAAAGAAACAGATCCCATTTGTAGATGACGATTATTATAAGAATCGTAATACCcccattgaagaatatacCTCACTCTTAACCCCAAAGGAAATTGACGAAGCTTCagaaaaattccaagaattgaatACGGATGAAGCCATTACAAACATGAGGgaatccattgaagaaatattgcAAATGTCAAATCGTGAACTTTCCATCGACGAACCACTAGATGAAATGATAgcattttccaatttcaaaatgaaaagtCCACCTTCATTATCCTATGCAGATTTTATCCAGcgaattcaaaataaatgtGAGTATGACCCTCACGTTTATTTAATTGCCACTTATTTACTACAAACTTTGTTACTCATTAGAGAGGAACACTCAAGAAAGTTGAAACtaagattcaaatttgaaaaatctgaCGTCCACAGATTGATTATCGCTACTGTAAGGATAGCCACcaaattattggaagatcACGTTCATTCTCACGAATACTTCTGTAAAGTTTCCGGTATCTCGAAGAAATTGCTCAGTAAATTGGAAGTCTCGCTATTACTATGTTTAAAGAACGAATGTCTACTGATGACCAAGGGTAAGATGGCAGCGTCCATAGACATCCTCCGAGAACTAAAGGCCTTGCATTAATAACTCAGCTCTACGTTTCCCCACCCACCTGCATTTACTATTTATTAACTATTCTTCATAGCTATGTTATAATTTTATAGATTTACGAACCCcatcaatatttgttaAGTATGAGACTATAACTCTGAACACTGCGCGGCAT
Coding sequences within:
- the PCL10 gene encoding Pcl10p (ancestral locus Anc_6.236) — translated: MLDREFFSDGDEDLITRNNSSNNNDGSSKLDLNRVGDGETNLFYLHESKPFRIPFNPNFLKSNNNFAELTDDWDSSRSTPIYQSHSASQDNRHHLKKVRFEENETPGVESSTQVENDDDDDDDEHELMINDLELNGIIAPNPLKLHNLNNHSISNASGSSSVSEGRRNVEDLIRSASEVNHYIEKNMNNINTFRSALLNNESLYKSTDDYDTPFNLSRPMSTDTSDSCDAKLITNDMSHIAIQDHNDDDHSSFEFETLPAKKQIPFVDDDYYKNRNTPIEEYTSLLTPKEIDEASEKFQELNTDEAITNMRESIEEILQMSNRELSIDEPLDEMIAFSNFKMKSPPSLSYADFIQRIQNKCEYDPHVYLIATYLLQTLLLIREEHSRKLKLRFKFEKSDVHRLIIATVRIATKLLEDHVHSHEYFCKVSGISKKLLSKLEVSLLLCLKNECLLMTKGKMAASIDILRELKALH